In a genomic window of Xylophilus rhododendri:
- the mraY gene encoding phospho-N-acetylmuramoyl-pentapeptide-transferase, whose protein sequence is MLMNLAEWLQTLSPDLGPLRVFQYLTFRAVMAAMTALLIALLSGPFVIRRLTALKIGQPVRGYGMQTHLVKSGTPTMGGVLILLSIAVSTLLWADISNRFVWIVLLVTGGFGAIGWVDDWRKVVRKDPEGMRSREKYLWQSLIGLLAALYLVFSISESSNWKVLQLVMTWARSGFDVDLPPKAGLLVPFFKSVSYPLGVIGFMILTYLVIVGSSNAVNMTDGLDGLAIMPVVMVASSLGIFAFITGNVSLSRYLLFPHIAGSGELLVFCAAISGAGLAFLWFNAHPAQVFMGDVGALALGAALGTVAVIVRQEIVLAIMGGVFVAEALSVMLQVTWFKFTKKRYGAGRRLFLMAPLHHHFEKAGWKETQVVVRFWIVTMLLCLIGLSTLKLR, encoded by the coding sequence ATGCTGATGAACCTGGCCGAATGGCTGCAGACCCTCTCGCCGGACCTGGGCCCGCTGCGGGTGTTCCAGTACCTCACCTTCCGCGCGGTGATGGCCGCCATGACCGCGCTGCTGATCGCACTGCTGTCCGGTCCCTTCGTGATCCGCCGCCTGACCGCCCTCAAGATCGGCCAGCCGGTGCGCGGCTACGGCATGCAGACGCACCTGGTCAAGAGCGGCACGCCCACCATGGGCGGGGTACTGATCCTGCTGTCGATCGCCGTCTCCACGCTGCTGTGGGCCGACATCTCCAACCGCTTCGTCTGGATCGTGCTGCTGGTCACCGGCGGCTTCGGCGCCATCGGCTGGGTGGACGACTGGCGCAAGGTGGTGCGCAAGGATCCCGAGGGCATGCGCTCGCGCGAGAAGTACCTGTGGCAGTCGCTGATCGGCCTGTTGGCCGCCCTCTACCTGGTGTTCAGCATCTCCGAATCCTCCAACTGGAAGGTGCTGCAGCTGGTCATGACCTGGGCCCGCTCCGGCTTCGACGTGGACCTGCCGCCCAAGGCCGGCCTGCTGGTGCCCTTCTTCAAGTCGGTGAGCTACCCGCTGGGCGTGATCGGTTTCATGATCCTGACCTACCTGGTCATCGTCGGCTCCAGCAACGCGGTCAACATGACCGACGGGCTGGACGGGCTGGCGATCATGCCGGTGGTGATGGTGGCCTCCTCGCTGGGCATCTTCGCCTTCATCACGGGCAATGTCTCGCTGTCGCGCTACCTGCTGTTCCCGCATATCGCGGGCTCGGGCGAGCTGCTGGTGTTCTGCGCCGCGATTTCCGGGGCGGGGCTGGCCTTCCTGTGGTTCAACGCACATCCGGCCCAGGTCTTCATGGGCGACGTGGGCGCGCTGGCGCTGGGCGCCGCGCTGGGCACGGTGGCCGTCATCGTGCGCCAGGAGATCGTGCTGGCCATCATGGGCGGCGTGTTCGTGGCCGAGGCCCTGTCGGTGATGCTGCAGGTCACCTGGTTCAAGTTCACCAAGAAGCGCTACGGCGCCGGCCGGCGCCTGTTCCTGATGGCGCCGCTGCACCACCATTTCGAAAAGGCCGGCTGGAAGGAAACGCAGGTCGTCGTGCGCTTCTGGATCGTGACCATGCTGCTGTGCCTGATCGGCCTGTCCACCCTGAAGCTGCGCTGA
- a CDS encoding UDP-N-acetylmuramoyl-tripeptide--D-alanyl-D-alanine ligase, whose amino-acid sequence MMTLQQAFAWTGGMRLVGNGELPISRIHTDTRTLQPGDLFVALRGERYDANDFLADARASGAVAAIAHGGLQAAGLQGIEVPDTRAALAALATGWRHQFRLPMVAVTGSNGKTTTTQMVASILRAAYGDAAFATQGNFNNDVGVPLTLLRLRATHRAGVVELGMNHPGEISVLAHIAQPTVALVNNAQREHQEFMHTVQAVAHENGSVISALPADGCAVFPAGDEFTPLWRSLAGQRRCMSFAQAQAAGADLWLRSAEWQGDAWAAVAATPAGDIAFRLAVAGRHNLQNALAAAACALAAGVPAEAIAEGLAAFQPVKGRSRAAQLSIAGKAVTLIDDSYNANPDSVRAAIEVLASLPGPRLLVLGDMGEVGEQGPAFHAEAGAFAASHAIEQVFTLGALCASVGAGSRHFESYAALEAALLAALPGTATVLVKGSRFMQMERAVLAIETLAARGTQEASAC is encoded by the coding sequence ATGATGACCCTGCAGCAGGCCTTTGCCTGGACCGGCGGCATGCGCCTGGTCGGCAACGGCGAGCTGCCCATCAGCCGCATCCATACCGATACCCGCACCCTGCAGCCGGGCGACCTGTTCGTGGCCCTGCGCGGCGAACGCTACGACGCCAACGACTTCCTGGCCGATGCCCGCGCCAGCGGCGCCGTGGCCGCCATCGCCCACGGCGGCCTGCAGGCGGCCGGCCTGCAGGGCATCGAGGTGCCCGACACCCGCGCCGCGCTGGCCGCCCTGGCCACCGGCTGGCGCCACCAGTTCCGCCTGCCCATGGTCGCGGTGACCGGCAGCAACGGCAAGACCACCACCACCCAGATGGTGGCCAGCATCCTGCGCGCGGCCTATGGCGACGCCGCCTTCGCCACCCAGGGCAATTTCAACAACGACGTCGGCGTGCCGCTGACCCTGCTGCGCCTGCGCGCCACGCACCGCGCCGGAGTGGTCGAGCTGGGCATGAACCATCCCGGCGAGATCTCGGTGCTGGCGCATATCGCCCAGCCCACCGTCGCCCTGGTCAACAACGCCCAGCGCGAGCACCAGGAATTCATGCACACGGTGCAGGCCGTGGCGCACGAGAACGGCAGCGTCATCTCGGCCCTGCCGGCCGATGGCTGCGCGGTGTTCCCGGCCGGCGACGAATTCACGCCCCTGTGGCGCTCCCTGGCCGGTCAGCGCCGCTGCATGAGCTTTGCCCAGGCGCAGGCCGCTGGCGCCGACCTGTGGCTGCGCTCTGCCGAATGGCAGGGCGATGCCTGGGCGGCCGTGGCCGCCACGCCGGCGGGCGACATCGCCTTCCGCCTGGCCGTGGCCGGCCGCCACAACCTGCAGAACGCCTTGGCTGCCGCTGCCTGTGCACTGGCCGCCGGTGTGCCGGCAGAGGCCATCGCCGAAGGCCTGGCCGCCTTCCAGCCGGTCAAGGGCCGCTCGCGCGCGGCGCAGCTGTCCATCGCCGGCAAGGCCGTCACGCTGATCGACGACAGCTACAACGCCAATCCGGATTCGGTGCGCGCCGCCATCGAGGTGCTGGCCTCGCTGCCCGGCCCGCGCCTGCTGGTGCTGGGCGACATGGGGGAAGTGGGCGAACAGGGCCCGGCCTTCCACGCCGAAGCCGGCGCCTTCGCCGCCTCGCACGCCATCGAGCAGGTCTTCACGCTGGGCGCGCTCTGCGCCTCGGTGGGCGCCGGCTCGCGCCATTTCGAAAGCTATGCCGCCCTGGAAGCCGCGCTGCTCGCCGCGCTGCCGGGCACGGCGACCGTGCTGGTCAAGGGCTCGCGTTTCATGCAGATGGAGCGCGCCGTGCTGGCCATCGAAACCCTGGCCGCCCGCGGCACGCAGGAGGCATCGGCATGCTGA
- a CDS encoding peptidoglycan D,D-transpeptidase FtsI family protein: MSRGSRSVQYASSPLLASKTPVWRSKFIVACIALGFVGLAARSLYVQVINNSFFQRQGEVRFARTLELPANRGRILDRNGLLLASSVIAPSIWAIPEDVEKDDPEVAAKLKTLAKLLGMPLPALNKKLADEDKTFVWIQRQVDEPVAKQIAALDIKGIYQRREYKRQYPEGEAAAHIVGFTNVEDKGQEGIELAFNQDLGGKPGSRRVIKDRLGRAVESVGDAVPPLDGKDIQLSIDSKVQFFAYQKLRDAVIANKAKAGSVVVLDSVTGEILALANYPSYDPGNRQHLSGEQLRNRALTDTFEPGSTMKPITIATALELGRVTPQTIIDTSPGRITITGSTITDTHNYGVQTVEGVIQKSSNVGATKISQRMSAHEMWDSFSAVGFGQKPQLTFPGAVTGRLRPWKTWRPVEQATMSYGYGLSASLFQMAHAYTVFAHDGHLIPATILKSDQPAVGTPVFSPKNAAAVRRMLQMAAGPGGTGPRAQTMGYSVGGKSGTAHKQEGRGYAAHKYRAWFNGIAPIDNPRIIVAVMVDEPTAGTYFGGTVAAPVFSEVVAQTLRIMGVQPDLSVRPQVVSKEVEESF; this comes from the coding sequence ATGAGCCGCGGCAGCCGCAGCGTCCAGTACGCCTCCAGCCCCTTGCTGGCCAGCAAGACGCCGGTCTGGCGCAGCAAGTTCATCGTCGCCTGCATCGCGCTGGGCTTCGTGGGCCTGGCCGCACGCTCGCTGTACGTGCAGGTGATCAACAACTCCTTCTTCCAGCGCCAGGGCGAGGTGCGTTTCGCCCGCACCCTGGAGCTGCCGGCCAACCGCGGCCGCATCCTGGACCGCAACGGCCTGCTGCTGGCCTCCAGCGTGATCGCCCCCAGCATCTGGGCGATCCCCGAGGACGTCGAGAAGGACGACCCCGAGGTCGCCGCCAAGTTGAAGACCCTGGCCAAGCTGCTGGGCATGCCGCTGCCCGCGCTCAACAAGAAGCTGGCCGACGAGGACAAGACCTTCGTCTGGATCCAGCGCCAGGTGGACGAGCCCGTCGCCAAGCAGATCGCCGCACTCGACATCAAGGGCATCTACCAGCGCCGCGAATACAAGCGCCAGTACCCCGAGGGCGAGGCGGCGGCGCACATCGTCGGCTTCACCAATGTCGAGGACAAGGGCCAGGAAGGCATCGAACTCGCCTTCAACCAGGACCTGGGCGGCAAGCCGGGCTCGCGCCGCGTCATCAAGGACCGCCTGGGCCGCGCGGTGGAGAGCGTGGGCGACGCGGTGCCGCCGCTCGACGGCAAGGACATCCAGCTCTCCATCGACTCCAAGGTGCAGTTCTTCGCCTACCAGAAGCTGCGCGACGCGGTCATCGCCAACAAGGCCAAGGCCGGCAGCGTGGTGGTGCTGGACTCGGTCACCGGCGAGATCCTGGCCCTGGCCAACTATCCCAGCTACGACCCGGGCAACCGCCAGCACCTGTCGGGCGAGCAGCTGCGCAACCGCGCGCTCACCGACACCTTCGAGCCCGGCTCGACCATGAAGCCGATCACCATCGCCACCGCGCTGGAGCTGGGCCGGGTCACGCCGCAGACCATCATCGATACTTCGCCCGGCCGCATCACCATCACCGGCTCGACCATCACCGACACCCACAACTACGGCGTGCAGACGGTCGAGGGCGTGATCCAGAAGTCCAGCAACGTGGGCGCCACCAAGATCTCGCAGCGCATGAGCGCGCACGAGATGTGGGACAGCTTCAGCGCCGTCGGTTTCGGCCAGAAGCCGCAGCTGACCTTCCCCGGCGCCGTCACCGGCCGGCTGCGGCCCTGGAAGACCTGGCGGCCGGTGGAGCAGGCCACCATGTCCTATGGCTACGGCCTCTCCGCCTCGCTGTTCCAGATGGCGCATGCCTACACCGTCTTCGCGCACGACGGCCACCTGATCCCGGCCACCATCTTGAAGAGCGACCAGCCGGCCGTGGGCACTCCCGTCTTCTCGCCCAAGAACGCCGCCGCCGTGCGCCGCATGCTGCAGATGGCCGCCGGCCCGGGCGGCACCGGCCCGCGTGCGCAGACCATGGGCTATTCGGTGGGCGGCAAGTCCGGCACCGCGCACAAGCAGGAAGGCCGCGGTTATGCGGCGCACAAGTACAGGGCCTGGTTCAACGGCATCGCGCCGATCGACAACCCGCGCATCATCGTCGCGGTGATGGTGGACGAGCCCACCGCCGGCACCTACTTCGGCGGCACCGTGGCCGCGCCAGTGTTCAGCGAAGTGGTGGCGCAGACCCTGCGCATCATGGGCGTGCAGCCCGACCTGAGCGTGCGGCCGCAGGTGGTGTCCAAGGAAGTGGAGGAGTCCTTCTGA
- the ftsL gene encoding cell division protein FtsL: MTRLSVVLLLAVLASALYLVHVQYESRQLFTEMERARAESHRLEVESDRLEVEKRAQATPLRVEKLARDKLQMRNTTPAITLYLADPGPGAAK, translated from the coding sequence ATGACGCGGCTGTCGGTCGTGCTGCTCCTGGCCGTGCTGGCCAGTGCCCTGTACCTGGTGCATGTGCAGTACGAGTCGCGCCAGCTCTTCACCGAGATGGAGCGGGCGCGCGCCGAGTCGCACCGCCTCGAAGTCGAGAGCGACCGGCTGGAAGTGGAAAAACGCGCCCAGGCCACGCCGCTGCGGGTGGAAAAACTCGCGCGCGACAAGCTGCAGATGCGCAACACCACGCCGGCGATCACGCTGTACCTGGCCGATCCGGGCCCGGGAGCCGCCAAATGA
- the rsmH gene encoding 16S rRNA (cytosine(1402)-N(4))-methyltransferase RsmH → MSSTAVHTTVMLHEAVDALVHDPDGTYIDATFGRGGHSRLILSRLSPAGRLIAFDKDPEAIAAAAEIADSRFSIRHEGFAQLGDLPPASAAGVLMDLGVSSPQIDSPVRGFSFRFDGPLDMRMDPTRGESVAEWLAAAEVQQIAEVIRDYGEERFAGPIAKAIVARRQEGRPVSTTTELAELVAGAVKTREQGQNPATRTFQALRIFINAELEELQQVLSASLGVLQTGGRISAISFHSLEDRIVKTFIAQQSKEVYDRRAPFAPPQPMRLKALGRFKPSAAEVSANPRSRSAVLRVAERTEVPA, encoded by the coding sequence ATGAGCAGTACCGCAGTCCACACGACGGTCATGCTGCACGAGGCGGTCGATGCCCTAGTGCACGACCCCGATGGCACCTATATCGACGCCACCTTCGGCCGGGGCGGCCACAGCCGCCTGATCCTGTCGCGGCTGTCGCCCGCCGGCCGGCTGATCGCCTTCGACAAGGATCCGGAGGCGATCGCGGCGGCGGCGGAGATCGCCGACAGCCGCTTCTCGATCCGGCACGAGGGCTTCGCCCAACTGGGGGATCTGCCGCCGGCCAGTGCCGCCGGGGTCCTGATGGACCTCGGCGTCAGCTCCCCCCAGATCGACAGCCCCGTACGGGGTTTTTCTTTTCGTTTCGACGGGCCTCTCGACATGCGCATGGATCCCACGCGCGGCGAGAGCGTGGCCGAGTGGCTCGCTGCGGCCGAAGTGCAGCAGATCGCGGAGGTGATACGTGACTACGGAGAAGAACGGTTTGCTGGCCCCATTGCGAAGGCGATTGTTGCTCGCCGACAGGAAGGGCGCCCTGTTTCAACCACCACCGAGCTGGCCGAACTCGTGGCTGGCGCGGTCAAAACCCGCGAGCAGGGCCAGAACCCTGCAACGCGCACATTTCAGGCTCTTCGGATTTTCATCAACGCCGAGCTTGAAGAGCTGCAGCAGGTACTGAGCGCCAGCCTGGGCGTGCTGCAGACCGGCGGGCGCATCTCGGCGATCAGCTTCCATTCGCTGGAAGACCGCATCGTCAAGACCTTCATCGCCCAGCAGTCCAAGGAGGTCTACGACCGCCGCGCGCCCTTCGCGCCGCCGCAGCCGATGCGGCTGAAGGCGCTGGGCCGCTTCAAGCCGAGCGCGGCCGAGGTGTCGGCCAATCCGCGTTCGCGCAGTGCCGTGCTGCGGGTGGCCGAACGCACCGAGGTGCCGGCATGA
- the mraZ gene encoding division/cell wall cluster transcriptional repressor MraZ translates to MFQGASSLSLDAKGRLSVPTRHRDVLGATAAGQLTITKHPHGCLMVFPRPEWEKFRERIAQLPMSAQWWKRIFLGNAMDVEMDGTGRVLVSPELRTAAGISKDCVLLGMGNHFELWDKASYEAQEAEAMKGEMPDAFQDFSF, encoded by the coding sequence GTGTTCCAAGGGGCCTCGTCGCTGAGTCTCGATGCCAAGGGGCGTTTGTCCGTCCCGACGCGTCACCGCGACGTCCTGGGCGCGACGGCCGCGGGCCAGCTCACCATCACCAAGCATCCGCACGGCTGCCTGATGGTGTTCCCGCGCCCCGAATGGGAGAAATTCCGCGAGCGTATCGCCCAGCTGCCGATGTCGGCCCAATGGTGGAAACGCATCTTCCTGGGCAACGCCATGGACGTGGAGATGGACGGCACCGGCCGCGTGCTGGTCTCGCCCGAGCTGCGCACGGCGGCCGGCATCAGCAAGGACTGCGTGCTGCTGGGCATGGGCAACCACTTCGAACTCTGGGACAAGGCCAGCTACGAAGCCCAGGAAGCCGAAGCCATGAAGGGCGAGATGCCCGACGCCTTCCAGGATTTCTCCTTCTAA
- the hslV gene encoding ATP-dependent protease subunit HslV: MSQSNESAVYHGTTILSVRRETPNGWQVAIGGDGQVTLGNIVVKGTARKVRKLHHDRVLAGFAGATADAFTLFERFEAKLEKHQGQLARAAIELTKDWRTDRVLRRLEAMLAVADRTTSLIITGNGDVLEPEQGIVSIGSGGAYAHSAAKALIDNTDLPADVVVKKSLEIAGSLCIYTNMNHTIETLD; the protein is encoded by the coding sequence ATGAGCCAATCGAACGAAAGCGCCGTCTACCACGGCACCACCATCCTCAGCGTGCGCCGTGAAACGCCCAACGGCTGGCAGGTCGCCATCGGCGGCGACGGCCAGGTGACGTTGGGCAACATCGTCGTCAAGGGCACCGCCCGCAAGGTGCGCAAGCTGCACCACGACCGGGTGCTGGCCGGCTTCGCGGGCGCCACGGCCGATGCCTTCACCCTCTTCGAGCGTTTCGAGGCCAAGCTCGAAAAACACCAGGGCCAGCTGGCCCGCGCCGCCATCGAACTCACCAAGGACTGGCGCACCGACCGGGTGCTGCGCCGCCTCGAAGCCATGCTGGCCGTGGCCGACCGCACCACCTCGCTGATCATCACCGGCAACGGCGACGTGCTGGAGCCCGAGCAGGGCATCGTCTCCATCGGCTCGGGCGGCGCCTATGCGCATTCGGCGGCCAAGGCGCTGATCGACAACACCGACCTGCCGGCCGACGTGGTGGTGAAGAAGTCGCTGGAGATCGCGGGCAGCCTGTGCATCTACACCAACATGAACCACACGATCGAAACCCTGGATTAA
- the hslU gene encoding ATP-dependent protease ATPase subunit HslU → MSFSMTPKEIVSELDRHIVGQQQAKRAVAIALRNRWRRQQVDDKLRHEITPKNILMIGPTGVGKTEIARRLARLADAPFLKVEATKFTEVGYVGKDVDTIVRDLVEVAVKQTREAEVKLHRVRAADAAEDRILDILLPPARPTGAAAEEGAIAAPAPDSVARQSFRKKLREGQLDEKEIELDLAEPPPAIDVMGAPGMEGMADQLRGMFGQMGGRRKARKLRIAEALRLLTDEEAGKLVNEEEIRARAIHNAEQNGIVFIDEIDKVASRGGEGGGSTAEISRQGVQRDLLPLVEGSSVSTKYGMVRTDHMLFIASGAFHLAKPSDLIPELQGRFPIRVELQSLTAQDFEAILVQTHASLVRQYQALLATEGVTIEFTPEGITRLAAIAFEVNERTEDIGARRLATVMERLLDEASFDAEQLSGQTLLVDAAYVDHRLGELSRNEDLSRFIL, encoded by the coding sequence ATGTCCTTCTCGATGACCCCCAAGGAGATCGTCTCCGAACTCGACCGCCACATCGTCGGCCAGCAGCAGGCCAAACGCGCCGTCGCCATCGCCCTGCGCAACCGCTGGCGCCGCCAGCAGGTGGACGACAAGCTGCGCCACGAGATCACGCCCAAGAACATCCTGATGATCGGCCCGACCGGCGTCGGCAAGACCGAGATCGCCCGCCGCCTGGCCCGCCTGGCCGATGCGCCCTTCCTGAAGGTGGAGGCCACCAAGTTCACCGAGGTGGGCTATGTGGGCAAGGACGTGGACACCATCGTGCGCGACCTGGTCGAAGTGGCCGTCAAGCAGACCCGCGAGGCCGAGGTCAAGCTGCACCGGGTGCGCGCCGCCGATGCCGCCGAGGACCGCATCCTCGACATCCTGCTGCCGCCCGCGCGGCCCACCGGTGCGGCGGCGGAGGAGGGTGCCATCGCCGCGCCCGCGCCCGACAGCGTGGCCCGCCAGTCCTTCCGCAAGAAGCTGCGCGAGGGCCAGCTCGACGAGAAAGAGATCGAACTCGACCTCGCCGAGCCGCCGCCCGCCATCGACGTGATGGGCGCCCCCGGCATGGAAGGCATGGCCGACCAGCTGCGCGGCATGTTCGGCCAGATGGGCGGCCGCCGCAAGGCGCGCAAGCTGCGCATCGCCGAAGCCCTGCGCCTGCTCACCGACGAGGAGGCCGGCAAGCTGGTCAACGAGGAGGAGATCCGCGCCCGCGCCATCCACAACGCCGAGCAAAACGGCATCGTCTTCATCGACGAGATCGACAAGGTCGCCTCGCGCGGCGGCGAAGGCGGCGGCAGCACCGCGGAAATCTCCCGCCAGGGCGTGCAGCGCGACCTGCTGCCGCTGGTCGAAGGCAGCTCGGTCAGCACCAAGTACGGCATGGTCAGGACCGACCACATGCTGTTCATCGCCTCCGGCGCCTTCCACCTGGCCAAGCCCAGCGACCTGATTCCGGAACTGCAGGGGCGTTTCCCGATCCGGGTGGAGCTGCAGTCGCTCACCGCCCAGGACTTCGAGGCCATCCTGGTGCAGACCCATGCCTCCCTGGTCCGCCAGTACCAGGCGCTCTTGGCCACCGAGGGCGTGACCATCGAGTTCACGCCCGAGGGCATCACCCGCCTGGCCGCCATCGCCTTCGAGGTGAACGAACGCACCGAGGACATCGGCGCGCGCCGCCTGGCCACGGTGATGGAGCGCCTGCTCGACGAGGCCAGCTTCGATGCCGAGCAGCTCTCCGGCCAGACCCTGCTGGTGGATGCCGCCTATGTCGACCACCGTCTGGGCGAGCTGAGCCGCAACGAGGATCTCTCGCGCTTCATTCTCTAA
- a CDS encoding UDP-N-acetylmuramoyl-L-alanyl-D-glutamate--2,6-diaminopimelate ligase produces the protein MVASDISLQQLNGAADAVAWLRARVTGTLRIDSREVQSGDGFIAWPGAAVDGRAFVADAFARGAAACLVEREGVEAFEFASREVATCAGLKAATGRIAGDWFGAPSEGLDVLAVTGTNGKTSTAWWLALALARTGRGCGLIGTLGTGVPPQVVANGLTTPDPVLLQRVFRQFDDQGLAACAIEASSIGIAERRLDGSRIRVALFTNFTLDHLDYHGSMAAYWAAKAELFAWPGLQAAVVNIDDAHGAALAAQLTVDLWTYSADGSADARLRAEDIGHGETGGLRFTVVEGEQRCLLQAGAIGRFNISNLLAVVGGQRALGVPLDEAVAACADLAPVPGRMERIARAGQPLVAVDYAHTPDALEKALAALRPLAESRGGELVCLFGCGGGRDQAKRPVMASIAAHGADRIWLTSDNPRHEDPAAIVAQAAAGLPEGAPYRIEIDRAAAIAQAIAQAGPQDVVLVAGKGHETYQEVAGRRLPFSDREQVETALDQRAASLPPSAH, from the coding sequence ATGGTCGCCTCCGACATCTCGCTGCAGCAGCTGAACGGCGCCGCCGACGCGGTCGCCTGGCTGCGCGCGCGGGTCACCGGCACGCTGCGCATCGACAGCCGGGAAGTCCAGTCCGGCGACGGCTTCATCGCCTGGCCCGGCGCGGCGGTCGATGGCCGGGCCTTCGTGGCCGATGCCTTCGCACGCGGCGCGGCCGCCTGCCTGGTCGAGCGCGAGGGTGTCGAGGCCTTCGAATTCGCAAGCCGCGAAGTGGCCACCTGCGCTGGCCTCAAGGCCGCCACCGGCCGCATCGCTGGAGACTGGTTCGGCGCGCCCAGCGAAGGCCTGGACGTGCTGGCCGTCACCGGCACCAACGGCAAGACCAGTACCGCCTGGTGGCTGGCCCTGGCGCTGGCCCGCACCGGCCGCGGCTGCGGCCTGATCGGCACCCTGGGCACCGGCGTGCCGCCGCAGGTGGTCGCCAACGGCCTGACCACACCCGACCCGGTGCTGCTGCAGCGGGTGTTCCGCCAGTTCGACGACCAGGGCCTGGCCGCCTGCGCCATCGAGGCCTCCTCCATCGGCATCGCCGAACGGCGGCTCGATGGCAGCCGCATCCGCGTGGCCCTGTTCACCAATTTCACGCTGGACCACCTGGACTACCACGGCAGCATGGCCGCCTACTGGGCCGCCAAGGCCGAGCTGTTCGCCTGGCCGGGCCTGCAGGCGGCCGTGGTCAACATCGACGACGCCCATGGCGCCGCCCTGGCCGCGCAGCTGACGGTGGACCTGTGGACCTATTCGGCGGACGGCTCGGCCGACGCCCGCCTGCGCGCCGAGGACATCGGCCATGGCGAGACAGGTGGCCTGCGGTTCACGGTGGTCGAAGGCGAACAGCGCTGCCTGCTGCAGGCCGGCGCCATCGGCCGTTTCAATATCAGCAACCTGCTGGCGGTGGTCGGCGGCCAGCGTGCGCTGGGCGTGCCGCTCGATGAGGCCGTGGCCGCCTGCGCCGACCTGGCCCCGGTGCCCGGCCGCATGGAACGCATCGCCCGCGCCGGGCAGCCGCTGGTGGCCGTCGATTACGCCCACACACCCGACGCGCTGGAAAAAGCCCTGGCCGCCCTGCGCCCGCTGGCCGAATCGCGCGGCGGCGAACTGGTCTGCCTGTTCGGCTGCGGCGGCGGGCGCGACCAGGCCAAGCGCCCGGTGATGGCCTCCATCGCCGCCCACGGCGCCGACCGCATCTGGCTGACCAGCGACAACCCGCGCCACGAAGACCCCGCCGCCATCGTGGCGCAAGCCGCCGCCGGCCTGCCCGAAGGCGCACCCTATCGCATCGAGATCGACCGCGCCGCGGCGATCGCCCAGGCCATCGCCCAGGCCGGCCCGCAGGACGTGGTCCTGGTCGCCGGCAAGGGCCACGAAACCTATCAGGAAGTCGCCGGACGGCGCCTTCCCTTTTCCGACCGCGAGCAGGTCGAGACCGCGCTGGACCAGCGTGCCGCCTCCCTGCCGCCCTCGGCCCACTGA